A genomic segment from Theropithecus gelada isolate Dixy unplaced genomic scaffold, Tgel_1.0 HiC_scaffold_16171, whole genome shotgun sequence encodes:
- the LOC112617405 gene encoding stress-70 protein, mitochondrial isoform X2, producing MISASRAAAARLVGAAASRGPTAARHQDGWNGLSHEAFRIVSRRDYASEAIKGAVVGIDLGTTNSCVAVMEGKQAKVLENAEGARTTPSVVAFTADGERLVGMPAKRQAVTNPNNTFYATKRLIGRRYDDPEVQKDIKNVPFKIVRASNGDAWVEAHGKLYSPSQIGAFVLMKMKETAENYLGHTATKDAGQISGLNVLRVINEPTAAALAYGLDKSEDKVIAVYDLGGGTFDISILEIQKGVFEVKSTNGDTFLGGEDFDQALLRHIVKEFKRETGVDLTKDNMALQRVREAAEKAKCELSSSVQTDINLPYLTMDSSGPKHLNMKLTRAQFEGIVTDLIRRTIAPCQKAMQDAEVSKSDIGEVILVGGMTRMPKVQQTVQDLFGRAPSKAVNPDEAVAIGAAIQGGVLAGDVTDVLLLDVTPLSLGIETLGGVFTKLINRNTTIPTKKSQVFSTAADGQTQVEIKVCQGEREMAGDNKLLGQFTLIGIPPAPRGVPQIEVTFDIDANGIVHVSAKDKGTGREQQIVIQSSGGLSKDDIENMVKNAEKYAEEDRRKKERVEAVNMAEGIIHDTETKMEEFKDQLPADECNKLKEEISKMRELLARKDSETGENIRQAASSLQQASLKLFEMAYKKMASEREGSGSSGTGEQKEDQKEEKQ from the exons ATGATAAGCGCCAGCCGAGCTGCAGCAGCCCGTCTCGTGGGAGCCGCAGCCTCCCGGGGCCCTACGGCTGCCCGCCACCAGGATGGCTGGAATGGCCTTAGTCATGAGGCTTTTAGAATTGTTTCGAGGCGGGATTATGCATCAGAAGCAATCAAGGGGGCAGTTGTTGGTATTGATTTGGGTACTACCAACTCCTGCGTGGCAGTTATGGAAGGTAAACAAGCAAAGGTGCTGGAGAATGCCGAAGGTGCCAGAACCACCCCTTCAGTTGTGGCCTTTACAGCAGATGGTGAGCGACTTGTCGGAATGCCGGCCAAGCGACAGGCTGTCACCAACCCAAACAATACATTTTATGCTACCAAACGTCTTATTGGCCGGCGATATGATGATCCTGAAGTacagaaagacattaaaaatgttCCCTTTAAAATTGTCCGTGCCTCCAATGGTGATGCCTGGGTTGAGGCTCATGGGAAGCTGTATTCTCCAAGTCAGATTGGAGCATTTGTGTTGATGAAGATGAAAGAGACTGCAGAAAATTACTTGGGGCACACA GCCACTAAAGATGCTGGCCAGATATCTGGACTGAATGTGCTTCGGGTGATTAATGAGCCCACAGCTGCTGCTCTTGCCTATGGTCTAGACAAATCAGAAGACAAAGTCATTGCTGTATATGATTTAGGTGGTGGAACTTTTGATATTTCTATCCTGGAAATTCAGAAAGGAGTATTTGAGGTGAAATCCACAAATGGGGACACCTTCTTAGGTGGGGAAGACTTTGACCAGGCCTTGCTACGGCACATTGTGAAGGAGTTCAAGAGAGAGACAGGGGTTGATTTGACTAAAGACAACATGGCACTTCAGAGGGTACGGGAAGCTGCTGAAAAGGCTAAATGTGAACTCTCCTCATCTGTGCAGACTGACATCAATTTGCCCTATCTTACAATGGATTCTTCTGGACCCAAGCATTTGAATATGAAGTTGACCCGTGCTCAATTTGAAGGGATTGTCACTGATCTAATCAGGAGGACTATCGCTCCATGCCAAAAAGCTATGCAAGACGCAGAAGTCAGCAAGAGTGACATAGGAGAAGTGATTCTTGTAGGTGGCATGACTAGGATGCCCAAGGTTCAGCAGACTGTGCAGGATCTTTTTGGCAGAGCCCCAAGTAAAGCCGTCAATCCTGATGAAGCTGTGGCCATTGGAGCTGCCATTCAGGGAGGTGTGTTGGCCGGTGATGTCACAGATGTGCTGCTCCTTGATGTCACTCCCCTGTCTCTTGGTATTGAAACTCTAGGAGGTGTCTTTACCAAACTTATTAATAGGAATACCACTATTCCAACCAAGAAGAGCCAGGTATTCTCTACTGCCGCTGATGGTCAGACGCAAGTGGAAATTAAAGTGTGTCAGGGTGAGAGAGAGATGGCTGGAGACAACAAACTCCTTGGACAGTTTACTTTGATTGGAATTCCACCAGCCCCTCGAGGAGTTCCTCAGATTGAAGTTACATTTGACATTGATGCCAATGGGATCGTACATGTTTCTGCTAAAGATAAAGGCACAGGACGTGAGCAGCAGATTGTAATCCAGTCTTCTGGTGGGTTAAGCAAAGATGATATTGAAAATATGgttaaaaatgcagagaaataTGCTGAGGAAGACCGGCGAAAGAAGGAACGAGTTGAAGCAGTTAATATGGCTGAAGGAATCATTCACGACACAGAAACCAAGATGGAAGAATTCAAGGACCAATTACCTGCTGATGAGTGCAACAAGCTGAAAGAAGAGATTTCCAAAATGAGGGAGCTCCTGGCTAGAAAAGACAGTGAAACAGGAGAAAACATTAGACAGGCAGCATCTTCTCTTCAGCAGGCATCACTGAAGCTCTTCGAAATGGCATACAAAAAGATGGCATCTGAGCGAGAAGGCTCTGGAAgttctggcactggggaacaaAAGGAAGatcaaaaggaggaaaaacagtAA
- the LOC112617405 gene encoding stress-70 protein, mitochondrial isoform X1: protein MISASRAAAARLVGAAASRGPTAARHQDGWNGLSHEAFRIVSRRDYASEAIKGAVVGIDLGTTNSCVAVMEGKQAKVLENAEGARTTPSVVAFTADGERLVGMPAKRQAVTNPNNTFYATKRLIGRRYDDPEVQKDIKNVPFKIVRASNGDAWVEAHGKLYSPSQIGAFVLMKMKETAENYLGHTAKNAVITVPAYFNDSQRQATKDAGQISGLNVLRVINEPTAAALAYGLDKSEDKVIAVYDLGGGTFDISILEIQKGVFEVKSTNGDTFLGGEDFDQALLRHIVKEFKRETGVDLTKDNMALQRVREAAEKAKCELSSSVQTDINLPYLTMDSSGPKHLNMKLTRAQFEGIVTDLIRRTIAPCQKAMQDAEVSKSDIGEVILVGGMTRMPKVQQTVQDLFGRAPSKAVNPDEAVAIGAAIQGGVLAGDVTDVLLLDVTPLSLGIETLGGVFTKLINRNTTIPTKKSQVFSTAADGQTQVEIKVCQGEREMAGDNKLLGQFTLIGIPPAPRGVPQIEVTFDIDANGIVHVSAKDKGTGREQQIVIQSSGGLSKDDIENMVKNAEKYAEEDRRKKERVEAVNMAEGIIHDTETKMEEFKDQLPADECNKLKEEISKMRELLARKDSETGENIRQAASSLQQASLKLFEMAYKKMASEREGSGSSGTGEQKEDQKEEKQ from the coding sequence ATGATAAGCGCCAGCCGAGCTGCAGCAGCCCGTCTCGTGGGAGCCGCAGCCTCCCGGGGCCCTACGGCTGCCCGCCACCAGGATGGCTGGAATGGCCTTAGTCATGAGGCTTTTAGAATTGTTTCGAGGCGGGATTATGCATCAGAAGCAATCAAGGGGGCAGTTGTTGGTATTGATTTGGGTACTACCAACTCCTGCGTGGCAGTTATGGAAGGTAAACAAGCAAAGGTGCTGGAGAATGCCGAAGGTGCCAGAACCACCCCTTCAGTTGTGGCCTTTACAGCAGATGGTGAGCGACTTGTCGGAATGCCGGCCAAGCGACAGGCTGTCACCAACCCAAACAATACATTTTATGCTACCAAACGTCTTATTGGCCGGCGATATGATGATCCTGAAGTacagaaagacattaaaaatgttCCCTTTAAAATTGTCCGTGCCTCCAATGGTGATGCCTGGGTTGAGGCTCATGGGAAGCTGTATTCTCCAAGTCAGATTGGAGCATTTGTGTTGATGAAGATGAAAGAGACTGCAGAAAATTACTTGGGGCACACAGCAAAAAATGCTGTGATCACAGTCCCAGCTTATTTCAATGACTCGCAGAGACAGGCCACTAAAGATGCTGGCCAGATATCTGGACTGAATGTGCTTCGGGTGATTAATGAGCCCACAGCTGCTGCTCTTGCCTATGGTCTAGACAAATCAGAAGACAAAGTCATTGCTGTATATGATTTAGGTGGTGGAACTTTTGATATTTCTATCCTGGAAATTCAGAAAGGAGTATTTGAGGTGAAATCCACAAATGGGGACACCTTCTTAGGTGGGGAAGACTTTGACCAGGCCTTGCTACGGCACATTGTGAAGGAGTTCAAGAGAGAGACAGGGGTTGATTTGACTAAAGACAACATGGCACTTCAGAGGGTACGGGAAGCTGCTGAAAAGGCTAAATGTGAACTCTCCTCATCTGTGCAGACTGACATCAATTTGCCCTATCTTACAATGGATTCTTCTGGACCCAAGCATTTGAATATGAAGTTGACCCGTGCTCAATTTGAAGGGATTGTCACTGATCTAATCAGGAGGACTATCGCTCCATGCCAAAAAGCTATGCAAGACGCAGAAGTCAGCAAGAGTGACATAGGAGAAGTGATTCTTGTAGGTGGCATGACTAGGATGCCCAAGGTTCAGCAGACTGTGCAGGATCTTTTTGGCAGAGCCCCAAGTAAAGCCGTCAATCCTGATGAAGCTGTGGCCATTGGAGCTGCCATTCAGGGAGGTGTGTTGGCCGGTGATGTCACAGATGTGCTGCTCCTTGATGTCACTCCCCTGTCTCTTGGTATTGAAACTCTAGGAGGTGTCTTTACCAAACTTATTAATAGGAATACCACTATTCCAACCAAGAAGAGCCAGGTATTCTCTACTGCCGCTGATGGTCAGACGCAAGTGGAAATTAAAGTGTGTCAGGGTGAGAGAGAGATGGCTGGAGACAACAAACTCCTTGGACAGTTTACTTTGATTGGAATTCCACCAGCCCCTCGAGGAGTTCCTCAGATTGAAGTTACATTTGACATTGATGCCAATGGGATCGTACATGTTTCTGCTAAAGATAAAGGCACAGGACGTGAGCAGCAGATTGTAATCCAGTCTTCTGGTGGGTTAAGCAAAGATGATATTGAAAATATGgttaaaaatgcagagaaataTGCTGAGGAAGACCGGCGAAAGAAGGAACGAGTTGAAGCAGTTAATATGGCTGAAGGAATCATTCACGACACAGAAACCAAGATGGAAGAATTCAAGGACCAATTACCTGCTGATGAGTGCAACAAGCTGAAAGAAGAGATTTCCAAAATGAGGGAGCTCCTGGCTAGAAAAGACAGTGAAACAGGAGAAAACATTAGACAGGCAGCATCTTCTCTTCAGCAGGCATCACTGAAGCTCTTCGAAATGGCATACAAAAAGATGGCATCTGAGCGAGAAGGCTCTGGAAgttctggcactggggaacaaAAGGAAGatcaaaaggaggaaaaacagtAA